In Triticum aestivum cultivar Chinese Spring chromosome 5B, IWGSC CS RefSeq v2.1, whole genome shotgun sequence, the following proteins share a genomic window:
- the LOC123114314 gene encoding 4-formylbenzenesulfonate dehydrogenase TsaC1/TsaC2, whose amino-acid sequence MAADAAYAKRVLLACNGGADAVSRGLAVGLARHGCRLVLVGDEGALAATAEEARRCAGGGEGAVAVVGLDFAVCDEAAVGAAVDAAWRCFGDGGLHALVNCCSYEGEVQDCLSVTEDEYNKTMKVNVITPWLLIKATAMRFRDAQSGGSVVCLTQIIGAERGLYPGAAAYGTSLGAVHQLVRLSAMELGKHKIRVNAVCRGLHLGDKFPVSVGEEKAEKATGEVMPLRRWLDPDKDLASTVLYLVGDDSRFMTGTTIYVDGAQSIVRPRMRSFL is encoded by the exons ATGGCTGCCGACGCAGCCTACGCGAAGCGGGTGCTGCTCGCCTGCAACGGCGGCGCCGACGCCGTCTCGCGGGGGCTCGCCGTCGGCCTCGCCAGGCACGGATGCAG GCTGGTCCTGGTTGGCGACGAGGGCGCCCTGGCCGCGACGGCGGAGGAGGCGCGGCGCTGTGCAGGTGGTGGAGAGGGTGCCGTCGCGGTGGTGGGGCTCGACTTCGCGGTCTGCGACGAGGCGGCCGTCGGCGCCGCGGTGGACGCGGCGTGGCGCTGCTTCGGGGACGGCGGGCTCCACGCCTTGGTCAACTGTTGCTCCTACGAGG GGGAAGTGCAAGACTGCCTCAGCGTAACTGAAGATGAGTACAACAAGACCATGAAAGTCAATGTAATCACACCTTGGCTCCTGATAAAGGCCACGGCGATGCGGTTCCGGGATGCGCAGTCGGGCGGCTCCGTGGTGTGCTTGACCCAGATCATCGGCGCCGAGAGAGGATTGTATCCGGGGGCGGCGGCATACGGCACAAGTTTGGGCGCCGTTCACCAGCTCGTCAGA CTGTCGGCCATGGAGCTCGGCAAGCACAAGATCAGGGTGAACGCCGTCTGCCGCGGCCTGCACCTGGGGGACAAGTTCCCCGTCTCTGTTGGGGAAGAGAAGGCCGAGAAGGCGACCGGGGAGGTGATGCCGCTGCGGCGGTGGCTGGACCCGGACAAGGACCTGGCGTCCACTGTGCTGTACCTGGTCGGCGACGACTCCCGCTTCATGACGGGCACCACCATCTACGTCGACGGCGCGCAGTCCATCGTGCGCCCTCGCATGCGCTCCTTCCTGTAG
- the LOC123114313 gene encoding S-adenosylmethionine carrier 1, chloroplastic/mitochondrial, whose translation MGASGGGEDKPFNFLQILCEGVIAGGAAGVVVETALYPIDTIKTRLQAARAGSQIQWKGLYSGLGGNLVGVLPASALFVGIYEPTKRKLLDMFPENLSAVAHLTAGAVGGLGASLIRVPTEVVKQRMQTGQFRTAPDAVRLIVAKEGFRGLFAGYGSFLLRDLPFDAIQFCIYEQLRIGYKLMAKRELKDPENALIGAFAGAITGAITTPLDVLKTRLMIQGQTKQYSGIVSCAKTILREEGPGAFLKGIEPRVLWIGIGGSIFFGVLEKTKSVLAERSSRKAALAEKDE comes from the exons ATGGGCGCCAGCGGGGGCGGGGAAGACAAGCCCTTCAATTTCCTCCAGATCCTCTGCG AGGGCGTCATAGCCGGAGGAGCTGCCGGGGTCGTGGTTGAAACGGCTCTGTACCCCATCGACACCATCAAGACCAGGCTTCAG GCTGCTCGAGCTGGAAGTCAAATCCAATGGAAAGGCCTGTATTCCGGACTAGGTGGAAATCTTGTCGGTGTTCTCCC GGCTTCTGCTCTGTTTGTGGGAATATATGAGCCAACTAAACGGAAGCTACTGGACATGTTTCCTGAAAATTTGAGTGCTGTTGCTCATCTT ACTGCAGGTGCTGTTGGAGGGTTGGGTGCTTCTCTCATTCGTGTTCCCACAGAG GTGGTCAAACAAAGGATGCAAACTGGTCAATTCAGGACTGCGCCTGATGCTGTTCGTCTCATAGTTGCCAAGGAAGGATTTAGAGGTCTTTTTGCT GGTTATGGTTCATTTTTACTTCGAGATCTTCCGTTTGATGCCATTCAATTCTGCATATATGAGCAACTTCGAATTGGTTACAAGCTTATG GCAAAGAGGGAGCTGAAGGATCCAGAGAATGCACTAATTGGTGCTTTTGCCG GTGCGATTACTGGCGCTATAACGACCCCCCTCGATGTTCTGAAGACAAGGTTGATGATTCAG GGGCAAACGAAGCAATACTCCGGAATCGTAAGCTGTGCTAAGACGATCTTGAGAGAGGAAGGCCCAGGGGCATTCTTGAAG GGCATCGAGCCGCGAGTTCTGTGGATCGGCATCGGTGGGTCCATCTTCTTCGGCGTGCTGGAGAAGACCAAGTCGGTGCTCGCTGAGCGGAGCAGCCgcaaggctgcgctggcggagaaGGACGAGTGA
- the LOC123114315 gene encoding uncharacterized protein At4g15970, producing the protein MGKVVVAEATARQVASFVLGAAAALTVVMLVQYRAPAAGLSRARTPGHFSGLKLSSDEQHHRRNGTAAARAVVHHRAPPVAGSAARDDDRRRPANATTVTKPNSTSTSHLPSTHRHEEKGGKEESAEFRGLAAAVARAAMDDRTVIITCVNQAWAAPGSLLDLFLESFRIGDGTARLLPHVLVVAMDPGAHARCLAVHRHCYHYTIPGLNIDFAAHKYFLSKDYLELVWSKLKLQRRILELGYGFLFTDVDIVWLRDPFKHVTAYADMTVSSDVYFGDPDNLGNFPNTGFFHVKPNARTIAMTKLWHGGRDKYPGANEQPVFNMMKKQMVAELGLRVQYLNPAYVGGFCSYGKDLGKIVTMHANCCVGIGNKIRDLKGVLGDWRNYTRMPPWERHRAKWTVPGACIRAEKQV; encoded by the exons ATGGGGAAGGTGGTCGTCGCGGAGGCCACGGCGCGGCAGGTGGCGTCcttcgtcctcggcgccgccgcgGCGCTCACCGTCGTCATGCTCGTCCAGTACCGGGCGCCGGCCGCCGGGCTCAGCCGCGCCAGGACGCCGGGCCACTTCTCCGGCTTGAAGTTATCATCCGACGAACAGCACCACCGCCGTAACGGGACGGCAGCAGCGCGCGCCGTTGTGCATCATCGGGCGCCACCGGTCGCCGGCAGTGCTGCCCGAGACGACGATCGTCGCCGTCCGGCGAACGCCACAACAGTCACAAAGCCCAATTCTACCTCCACAAGTCATCTTCCCAGCACGCATCGCCATGAAGAAAAG GGAGGGAAGGAGGAGTCGGCGGAGTTCcgggggctggcggcggcggtggcacgcGCGGCGATGGACGACCGGACGGTGATCATCACGTGCGTGAACCAGGCGTGGGCGGCGCCGGGCTCCCTGCTGGACCTGTTCCTGGAGAGCTTCCGCATCGGCGACGGCACGGCGCGGCTCCTCCCACACGTGCTCGTCGTGGCCATGGACCCTGGCGCCCACGCGCGGTGCCTTGCCGTGCACCGGCACTGCTACCACTACACCATCCCGGGGCTCAACATCGACTTCGCCGCCCACAAGTACTTCCTCTCCAAGGACTACCTGGAGCTGGTGTGGAGCAAGCTGAAGCTGCAGCGCCGCATCCTGGAGCTTGGCTACGGCTTCCTCTTCACCGACGTCGACATCGTGTGGCTGCGCGACCCGTTCAAGCACGTGACGGCGTACGCCGACATGACGGTCTCCAGCGACGTCTACTTCGGCGACCCCGACAACCTGGGCAACTTCCCCAACACGGGGTTCTTCCACGTGAAGCCCAACGCGCGGACCATCGCCATGACGAAGCTGTGGCACGGCGGTAGGGACAAGTACCCCGGCGCCAACGAGCAGCCGGTGTTCAACATGATGAAGAAGCAGATGGTGGCGGAGCTCGGGCTCCGGGTGCAGTACCTCAACCCGGCCTACGTCGGCGGGTTCTGCAGCTACGGGAAGGATTTGGGGAAGATCGTCACCATGCACGCGAATTGCTGCGTGGGGATTGGGAACAAGATTAGGGATTTGAAGGGCGTGCTGGGTGATTGGAGGAACTATACCAGGATGCCGCCCTGGGAGAGGCACCGGGCCAAGTGGACCGTGCCCGGCGCCTGCATCCGAGCCGAGAAACAAGTTTGA
- the LOC123117751 gene encoding uncharacterized protein At4g15970 has translation MGKVVLGEATARQLAAFVLGAAAALTVVMLVQYRAPATGLSRTRTPGHFSGDQHHRPNGTIARALVHQALPVAGGPGRDDDHNLHRPANATAITKPNSTSALAAPTPSHLSSTHRRRQKGRKEEPAEFRGLAEAVARAATDDRTVIITCVNQAWAAPGSLLDLFLESFRIGDGTARLLPHVLVVAMDPGAHARCLAVHQHCYHYTIPGLNIDFAALKYFLSKDYLELVWSKLKLQRRILELGYGFLFTDVDIVWLRDPFKHVTAYADMTVSSDVYFGDPDNLGNFPNTGFFHVKPNARTIAMTKLWHGARGKYPGANEQPVFNMMKKRMVKKLGLRVQYLDPVYVGGFCRYGKDLGKIVTMHANCCVGIDNKIRDLKGVLDDWKNYTRLPHWEKHRAKWTVPGACIRAEKQA, from the exons ATGGGGAAGGTGGTCCTCGGCGAGGCCACGGCGCGGCAGCTGGCGGCCTTCGTCCTAGGCGCCGCGGCCGCGCTCACCGTCGTCATGCTTGTCCAGTACCGGGCCCCGGCCACGGGACTCAGCCGCACCAGGACGCCGGGACACTTCTCCGGCGACCAGCACCACCGCCCCAACGGGACGATAGCGCGTGCTCTTGTTCATCAGGCGCTGCCGGTCGCCGGTGGTCCAGGCCGAGACGATGATCATAACCTTCACCGTCCGGCGAACGCCACGGCAATCACAAAGCCCAATTCTACCTCGGCTCTTGCTGCTCCAACTCCAAGTCATCTTTCCAGCACACATCGCCGTCGACAAAAG GGACGAAAGGAGGAGCCGGCGGAGTTCCGGGGGCtggcggaggcggtggcgcgggcagCGACGGACGACCGGACGGTGATCATCACGTGCGTGAACCAGGCATGGGCTGCGCCGGGCTCCCTGCTGGACCTGTTCCTGGAGAGCTTCCGCATCGGCGACGGCACGGCTCGCCTGCTCCCGCACGTCCTGGTCGTCGCCATGGACCCCGGCGCCCACGCGCGATGCCTGGCCGTGCACCAGCATTGCTACCACTACACCATCCCGGGGCTCAACATCGACTTCGCCGCACTAAAGTACTTCCTCTCCAAGGACTACCTGGAGCTGGTGTGGAGCAAGCTGAAGCTGCAGCGCCGCATCCTGGAGCTCGGCTACGGCTTCCTCTTCACCGACGTCGACATCGTGTGGCTGCGCGACCCGTTCAAGCACGTGACGGCGTACGCCGACATGACGGTCTCCAGCGACGTCTACTTCGGCGACCCCGACAACCTGGGCAACTTCCCCAACACGGGGTTCTTCCACGTGAAGCCCAACGCGCGGACCATCGCCATGACGAAGCTGTGGCACGGGGCCAGGGGCAAGTACCCCGGCGCCAACGAGCAGCCGGTGTTCAACATGATGAAGAAGCGGATGGTGAAGAAGCTGGGGCTCCGGGTGCAGTACCTGGACCCGGTCTATGTGGGCGGGTTCTGTAGGTATGGTAAGGATCTGGGGAAGATCGTTACCATGCACGCGAACTGTTGTGTGGGGATTGATAACAAAATTAGAGATTTGAAGGGTGTTCTTGATGACTGGAAGAACTATACCAGGTTGCCGCATTGGGAGAAGCATCGGGCCAAGTGGACTGTGCCCGGCGCCTGCATCCGCGCTGAGAAACAAGCTTGA
- the LOC123114310 gene encoding uncharacterized protein: MAAAPPGPTLKGHTLVVKDFDDAVKQLIDFLHHGGDTSEGRIKAFLFHGWYGVGLGASAVLRATAEHLKSKRSDPDMKQQFGKVVHVDCSLWKNRRTMQQEIAAELNLVHLMPIFDKQDEDDDFRGVEDSSRAEITSIASAIYESLINEKFILILHYGGDADIDLAESGVPVFGPFGKAKLLWTNHGRFQLSQKQHKLLTSSFLDINMLFITTDHIYIGQQLRCLLHKEAVEVISYTGMDDINPATVVDCFLYSLLLVGQLGENSDTVEYGWATYVCNYWICDGILQKDRAWEVGNALYGVIGQLRHSSGAIETLLYWLDQQIKSYQGWKSIASNQQGAQSISVVPVNASSYFLTFKGDDLLQLPNDLFQLANNLRVLKLCKCRFDFALPPFQSCHNLRFLWLDHCANTGKEQGGGACFPNLIVLDLRHTDYALQQQMIERMTNLREINTKGVSWRNISHAWKTLQNLHKLRLTESSDLITVNNCSSLDMINLELLDLSGNISMASLPRMSSAASLKMLVLDGCSNLETVAVEGALPLLETFSFDGYGPTENWAHPIELPKKEFRPKSRATPIQEAKVTKISLMGCGRLHSIFLRALDNLDELDLSGTAIKMLDLSVMDAPKLRKLLLLGCRQLFSLGWRYNNPFRLKVVHVDTCWRKRLVVCCARVREDFFHFEACITLTDARFLWRCMEGLYLRSWWCMHSGGKLKLHLHISSTIHSQINMTKSIKEIGPSQEGFAPTGRSLPYDDIIILLKDVANSSLVCDQRQLQPLDVHIEIGDEGHNLETMDKNQHFRWFVRDHVQSLHVHDNSSIAAIPPRGPQTWLGLTWCHVERCPKLRSLFSCKAREDNFTSLRTFSASDLPTACCIWDKTNPKDPEDCIYLRSAFTSLHSIYLHNCPRLVFVLPISFTLPSLETLHMAYCRNLQYVFPLDNKYPPEIASGATFQNLKHIKLYHLHRLEQICEARLTAPALETISLRDCWGLRRIPAVAARQGPKPVVDCEKDCWGRLEWDGLEAGHHPSLFETLHSAYYKEALPRVSVLR; this comes from the exons GTTGTAAAGGATTTCGATGACGCCGTCAAGCAGCTGATTGATTTTCTGCATCATGGCGGTGATACTTCAGAAGGCAGAATAAAAGCATTCTTATTTCATGGCTGGTACGGTGTGGGTCTTGGAGCATCCGCCGTTCTTAGAGCTACAGCAGAACACCTCAAATCCAAAAGAAGCGATCCAGACATGAAACAGCAATTTGGTAAAGTTGTCCACGTCGACTGCTCTCTGTGGAAAAATAGAAGGACGATGCAGCAGGAAATAGCAGCAGAACTGAACCTTGTGCATTTAATGCCTATTTTTGATAAGCaagatgaggacgatgatttcagAGGAGTAGAGGACAGTTCTAGAGCAGAGATAACAAGCATAGCAAGTGCGATCTATGAATCTCTAATCAATGAAAAATTTATATTAATTCTTCATTATGGGGGAGATGCAGATATTGATCTGGCAGAGTCGGGCGTTCCTGTATTTGGACCTTTCGGTAAAGCCAAGCTTTTATGGACCAATCATGGAAGATTTCAGCTCTCACAGAAACAACACAAGTTGTTGACATCCAGTTTCCTTGATATAAACATGCTTTTCATTACCACAGACCACATCTATATCGGGCAACAACTACGTTGTTTATTGCACAAAGAAGCTGTTGAGGTGATTAGTTACACGGGAATGGATGACATCAACCCAGCAACTGTTGTGGATTGCTTCTTGTACTCACTGTTGCTGGTAGGACAACTGGGTGAAAACTCTGACACTGTTGAGTATGGTTGGGCCACTTATGTTTGCAACTACTGGATATGTGACGGAATCCTTCAAAAGGACAGAGCTTGGGAGGTTGGCAATGCATTATATGGAGTGATAGGGCAATTGCGCCATTCTTCAGGTGCAATAGAAACTCTATTATATTGGTTGGACCAACAAATAAAATCCTACCAAGGCTGGAAGTCAATTGCATCAAACCAACAAGGAGCACAAAGTATCTCTGTTGTTCCTGTTAATGCATCATCCTATTTCTTAACATTTAAGGGAGATGATCTGCTACAACTACCGAATGATTTGTTTCAACTAGCCAACAACCTCCGTGTGCTAAAACTCTGCAAGTGCAGATTTGATTTTGCATTGCCTCCTTTCCAATCCTGCCACAACCTAAGGTTCCTTTGGCTTGACCATTGTGCAAACACTGGGAAGGAGCAAGGTGGGGGAGCATGTTTTCCAAACCTGATAGTGCTTGACTTGCGTCACACTGATTATGCCTTGCAGCAGCAGATGATTGAACGGATGACAAATCTAAGAGAAATAAATACAAAAGGAGTCTCATGGAGGAATATAAGTCATGCATGGAAAACATTACAAAATCTTCACAAGCTCCGACTAACAGAATCTTCAGATTTGATCACAGTGAACAATTGCTCTTCCTTGGATATGATCAATCTGGAGCTCCTTGACTTGTCTGGCAATATCTCTATGGCATCATTGCCTAGAATGTCATCAGCGGCAAGCTTGAAGATGCTTGTTCTTGATGGTTGTTCCAACTTGGAGACCGTTGCAGTTGAAGGAGCTCTTCCATTGCTCGAGACTTTTAGCTTCGATGGTTATGGCCCAACAGAGAACTGGGCACATCCCATAGAATTACCAAAAAAAGAATTTCGGCCAAAGTCTCGTGCAACTCCAATCCAAGAAGCCAAGGTGACCAAAATTTCCCTCATGGGTTGTGGTCGATTGCATAGCATATTCTTGCGTGCGTTGGACAATCTGGACGAGTTGGACCTCTCTGGTACAGCCATAAAAATGCTTGACCTTAGTGTCATGGATGCCCCAAAGCTCAGGAAGTTATTATTACTGGGTTGTCGGCAGCTCTTTAGTCTAGGTTGGCGTTATAATAACCCATTTAGATTGAAAGTGGTACATGTAGACACTTGCTGGAGGAAAAGATTAGTGGTATGTTGTGCACGAGTGAGGGAGGATTTCTTTCATTTTGAGGCATGCATTACCCTTACAGATGCAAGGTTCCTTTGGCGGTGCATGGAGGGACTCTACTTACGTTCATGGTGGTGCATGCACAGTGGGGGCAAGTTGAAGTTGCACCTCCATATCTCTTCTACCATTCATAGCCAAATCAACATGACCAAAAGTATCAAGGAGATTGGTCCTAGCCAAGAGGGTTTTGCTCCCACAGGGCGATCATTACCTTATGATGATATTATTATCCTTTTGAAGGATGTAGCAAATTCATCCCTTGTGTGCGACCAGAGGCAGCTTCAACCTCTCGATGTGCATATAGAGATTGGTGATGAAGGCCACAATTTGGAGACTATGGACAAGAACCAGCATTTCAGATGGTTCGTTAGGGATCATGTTCAATCATTGCACGTGCATGACAATTCCTCAATCGCGGCTATCCCTCCAAGGGGCCCACAAACTTGGCTTGGCCTAACATGGTGTCATGTTGAGAGATGTCCCAAGCTACGTTCACTCTTCTCTTGTAAGGCTAGAGAAGACAACTTCACTTCTTTAAGGACATTTTCCGCGTCTGATCTCCCGACGGCCTGCTGCATCTGGGATAAAACCAACCCCAAAGACCCTGAAGATTGCATATACCTACGAAGTGCCTTCACATCCCTACATTCCATATACCTACACAATTGCCCGAGGCTGGTGTTTGTCCTCCCGATTTCCTTCACCTTGCCAAGCCTGGAGACCCTTCACATGGCATACTGCAGGAACCTGCAATATGTTTTCCCACTGGACAACAAGTACCCTCCAGAAATAGCTTCTGGTGCCACATTCCAGAACCTGAAGCACATCAAGCTATACCATCTCCATCGGCTGGAGCAGATATGCGAAGCCAGACTGACCGCACCGGCGCTGGAGACGATCAGTCTCAGGGACTGCTGGGGCCTGAGACGGATACCGGCCGTCGCTGCGCGTCAAGGTCCTAAGCCAGTTGTGGACTGTGAGAAGGATTGTTGGGGCAGGCTCGAGTGGGACGGCCTGGAGGCCGGGCACCACCCGTCGCTCTTCGAAACGCTTCACTCAGCTTACTACAAGGAGGCGCTCCCAAGGGTCTCCGTTCTAAG GTGA